A DNA window from Enterobacter cloacae subsp. cloacae ATCC 13047 contains the following coding sequences:
- the glnE gene encoding bifunctional [glutamate--ammonia ligase]-adenylyl-L-tyrosine phosphorylase/[glutamate--ammonia-ligase] adenylyltransferase produces MMPLSSQLQQQWQTVCERLPESLPASSLSEQAKRVLTFSDFVQESITANPDWLVELENAPPQADEWRHYAGWLQSALAEVADEATLMRVLRQFRRRVMVRIAWAQALELVSEESTLQQLSELAQTLIVAARDWLYAACCKEWGTPCSEEGVPQPLLILGMGKLGGCELNFSSDIDLIFAWPENGSTRGGRRELDNAQFFTRLGQRLIKALDQPTQDGFVYRVDMRLRPFGDSGPLVLSFAALEDYYQEQGRDWERYAMVKARIMGDSDDAYANELRAMLRPFVFRRYIDFSVIQSLRNMKGMIAREVRRRGLKDNIKLGAGGIREIEFIVQVFQLIRGGREPSLQSRSLIPTLSAIEQLHLLPEGDAQTLREAYLFLRRLENLLQSINDEQTQTLPGDDLNRARLAWGMRVDDWAALTERLEAHMAGVRRIFNELIGDDESESQDDTLSEHWRELWQDALQEDDTTPVLAHLSDDDRHRVVALIADFRLELNKRAIGPRGRQVLDHLMPHLLSDVCSRADAPVPLSRMMPLLSGIITRTTYLELLSEFPGALKHLITLCAASPMVANKLARYPLLLDELLDPNTLYQPTATDAYRDELRQYLLRVPEEDEEQQLEALRQFKQAQMLRVAAADIAETLPVMKVSDHLTWLAEAIIDAVVHQAWIQMVARYGQPKHLAEREGRGFAVVGYGKLGGWELGYSSDLDLIFLHDCPADVMTDGEREIDGRQFYLRLAQRIMHLFSTRTSSGILYEVDARLRPSGAAGMLVTSTESFADYQKNEAWTWEHQALVRARVVYGDPQLKTQFDAIRKAVMTTPREGSKLQTEVREMREKMRAHLGNKHRDRFDIKADEGGITDIEFITQYLVLLHAHDKPKLTRWSDNVRILELLAQNDIMDEQEAQALTRAYTTLRDELHHLALQEQPGHVALDCFTRERDQVKASWQKWLVEPCVTKQV; encoded by the coding sequence ATAATGCCGCTTTCTTCGCAGTTACAGCAGCAGTGGCAGACCGTTTGCGAACGTCTGCCTGAGTCATTACCGGCGTCATCGTTAAGCGAGCAGGCAAAGCGCGTGCTCACGTTCAGTGATTTTGTGCAGGAAAGTATTACTGCTAACCCGGACTGGCTGGTGGAGCTTGAAAACGCCCCGCCGCAGGCTGACGAGTGGCGGCATTATGCAGGCTGGCTGCAAAGCGCGCTGGCTGAGGTGGCGGATGAAGCCACGCTGATGCGCGTTTTGCGCCAGTTTCGCCGCCGGGTGATGGTGCGCATTGCCTGGGCGCAGGCGCTTGAGCTGGTCAGCGAAGAGAGCACGCTCCAGCAGTTGAGCGAGCTGGCGCAGACGCTGATTGTCGCTGCGCGAGACTGGCTTTACGCCGCCTGCTGTAAAGAGTGGGGCACGCCGTGCAGCGAGGAAGGGGTTCCTCAGCCGCTGTTGATTCTGGGGATGGGCAAGCTGGGCGGCTGCGAGCTGAACTTCTCCTCCGATATCGACCTGATTTTTGCCTGGCCGGAGAACGGCTCCACGCGCGGAGGCCGTCGTGAACTGGACAATGCCCAGTTCTTCACCCGTCTTGGCCAGCGTCTGATCAAGGCGCTGGATCAGCCGACGCAGGACGGTTTTGTCTATCGCGTGGATATGCGTCTGCGTCCGTTTGGCGACAGCGGCCCGCTGGTGCTGAGCTTTGCGGCGCTGGAAGATTACTACCAGGAGCAGGGGCGCGACTGGGAGCGTTACGCGATGGTCAAAGCGCGGATCATGGGTGACAGCGACGACGCTTACGCCAACGAGCTACGCGCCATGCTGCGCCCGTTTGTGTTCCGTCGCTATATCGACTTCAGCGTGATCCAGTCCCTGCGTAACATGAAAGGGATGATCGCCCGTGAGGTACGCCGTCGTGGGCTGAAAGATAACATTAAGCTCGGCGCGGGTGGCATTCGTGAAATCGAGTTTATTGTCCAGGTCTTCCAGCTTATCCGCGGTGGTCGCGAGCCGTCGCTGCAATCCCGCTCGTTGATCCCGACGCTGTCGGCGATTGAGCAACTCCATCTCCTGCCAGAGGGGGACGCGCAAACCCTGCGTGAGGCATACCTGTTTCTGCGTCGTCTGGAAAACCTGCTGCAAAGCATCAATGACGAGCAAACCCAGACCCTGCCGGGGGATGACCTGAACCGGGCGCGTCTGGCGTGGGGCATGCGCGTGGACGACTGGGCCGCATTGACCGAACGGCTGGAGGCGCATATGGCAGGCGTGCGCCGTATCTTTAACGAGCTGATTGGCGATGATGAAAGCGAATCGCAGGACGATACGCTCTCTGAACACTGGCGTGAACTGTGGCAGGATGCCCTGCAGGAAGATGACACCACGCCCGTGCTGGCGCACCTGAGCGACGACGATCGCCATCGGGTGGTGGCGCTGATCGCCGATTTCCGCCTCGAACTCAACAAGCGTGCCATTGGTCCGCGTGGTCGCCAGGTGCTGGATCACCTGATGCCGCACCTGCTGAGCGATGTCTGTTCCCGTGCCGACGCCCCGGTGCCGCTTTCCCGCATGATGCCGCTGCTGAGCGGCATCATTACGCGTACCACCTATCTTGAACTGCTGAGCGAATTCCCGGGGGCGCTGAAGCACCTGATTACGCTCTGCGCGGCGTCACCGATGGTGGCCAACAAGCTGGCGCGTTACCCGCTGCTGCTGGATGAACTGCTCGATCCTAATACCCTCTATCAGCCGACGGCGACCGATGCCTACCGCGATGAGTTGCGCCAGTATCTGCTACGCGTTCCGGAAGAAGATGAAGAGCAGCAGCTGGAAGCGCTACGCCAGTTCAAACAGGCCCAGATGCTGCGCGTCGCGGCGGCAGATATTGCCGAAACGCTACCGGTGATGAAAGTGAGCGATCACTTAACCTGGCTTGCGGAAGCGATCATCGATGCGGTGGTGCACCAGGCGTGGATCCAGATGGTGGCGCGTTACGGTCAGCCAAAACATCTTGCTGAACGAGAAGGCCGTGGTTTTGCCGTGGTGGGCTACGGCAAGCTCGGCGGGTGGGAGCTGGGATACAGCTCCGATCTGGATTTAATCTTCCTGCACGACTGCCCGGCAGACGTGATGACCGACGGCGAGCGAGAAATTGACGGACGCCAGTTCTATCTGCGTCTGGCCCAGCGCATTATGCACCTGTTCAGCACCCGCACGTCATCGGGGATTCTGTATGAAGTGGATGCCCGTCTGCGCCCGTCCGGCGCGGCTGGCATGCTGGTGACCTCAACGGAATCCTTCGCCGATTATCAGAAAAACGAAGCCTGGACGTGGGAGCATCAGGCGCTGGTGCGCGCCCGCGTGGTGTATGGCGATCCGCAGTTAAAAACGCAGTTTGATGCCATTCGTAAAGCGGTGATGACCACCCCGCGTGAAGGCAGTAAGTTGCAGACCGAAGTGCGCGAAATGCGTGAAAAAATGCGTGCGCATCTGGGCAATAAACACCGCGATCGGTTTGATATTAAAGCCGATGAGGGTGGCATTACCGACATTGAGTTTATCACCCAGTATCTGGTGCTCCTGCACGCGCATGACAAGCCGAAGCTGACCCGCTGGTCTGATAATGTGCGCATTCTGGAGCTGCTTGCGCAAAACGACATCATGGATGAGCAGGAGGCGCAGGCTTTAACCCGCGCCTACACCACGCTGCGCGATGAGTTGCACCACCTCGCCTTGCAGGAACAGCCGGGCCACGTGGCGCTCGACTGCTTTACCCGTGAACGCGACCAGGTGAAAGCGAGCTGGCAGAAGTGGCTGGTGGAACCGTGCGTAACAAAACAAGTGTGA
- a CDS encoding inorganic triphosphatase yields MAQEIELKFIVEKDSVDALRQHLQTLSGEHHEPVQLLNIYYETPDNWLRRHDMGLRIRGANGRYEMTMKIAGRVVGGLHQRPEYNIDINQPELELERFPAEVWPNGELPSTLAAEVQPLFSTDFWREKWLVTEGKSRIEIALDLGEVKAGEYQEPICELELELLEGETNDVLKLARKLVSQSGLRQGSLSKAARGYHLAAGNAPRALKETPVLRVAPKASVEQGMEAALELALSQWQYHEELWVRNVKNAKAHVLAAIGLVRHTLMLFGGIVPRKASAHLRDLLTQTETLMLSDVSAQTAIYSPQTAAAKLALTEFLVTRGWRTFLDAKAQTKIAENFKRFADIHLSRHAAELKTTFAYPLGDQYGDQLIRLTRNIDCMLLLSGAYDDVKTQAWLENWQGLKHAIETRQHIEIEHFRNEAISQEPFWLHSGKR; encoded by the coding sequence ATGGCACAAGAGATCGAATTAAAGTTTATCGTCGAAAAAGACAGCGTTGACGCGCTCCGCCAGCATCTGCAAACGCTGTCCGGCGAACACCATGAACCCGTACAGCTGCTCAATATCTATTACGAAACGCCGGACAACTGGCTGCGTCGTCATGATATGGGCTTGCGCATCCGCGGCGCGAACGGGCGCTACGAGATGACGATGAAAATCGCCGGCCGCGTTGTGGGCGGTTTGCATCAGCGCCCCGAATACAATATCGACATCAATCAGCCAGAACTTGAGCTGGAACGTTTTCCGGCAGAAGTGTGGCCAAACGGCGAACTGCCATCCACCCTGGCAGCTGAGGTGCAGCCGCTGTTCAGCACCGATTTCTGGCGCGAGAAATGGCTGGTAACGGAAGGCAAAAGCCGCATTGAAATCGCCCTTGATTTGGGCGAGGTGAAAGCGGGGGAATACCAGGAGCCAATTTGCGAACTGGAGCTTGAACTGCTGGAAGGCGAGACGAACGATGTGCTGAAGCTGGCGCGTAAGCTAGTGAGTCAGTCAGGCTTGCGTCAGGGCAGCCTTAGCAAAGCCGCCCGCGGCTATCATCTTGCCGCCGGGAATGCGCCACGGGCGCTGAAAGAGACCCCTGTGTTACGCGTAGCCCCAAAAGCCAGCGTTGAGCAGGGCATGGAGGCGGCTCTGGAGCTGGCGCTTTCGCAGTGGCAGTACCACGAAGAGCTCTGGGTGCGTAATGTGAAAAACGCAAAAGCCCACGTCCTGGCCGCCATCGGTCTGGTTCGTCATACTCTGATGCTGTTTGGCGGCATCGTGCCTCGCAAAGCAAGTGCTCACTTACGCGATCTGCTGACGCAAACTGAAACGCTGATGCTCTCTGATGTGTCTGCGCAAACGGCGATCTACAGCCCGCAAACCGCGGCCGCCAAACTGGCGCTGACCGAGTTTCTGGTGACGCGCGGCTGGCGCACTTTCCTGGACGCGAAAGCCCAGACCAAAATCGCAGAAAACTTTAAACGTTTCGCGGATATCCACCTCTCCCGCCATGCCGCAGAGCTGAAAACCACCTTTGCTTATCCGCTGGGTGACCAGTACGGCGACCAGCTGATCCGTCTGACGCGCAACATCGACTGCATGCTACTGCTGTCGGGTGCCTATGATGACGTCAAAACGCAGGCATGGCTGGAAAACTGGCAGGGGCTGAAACATGCCATCGAAACCCGTCAGCATATTGAGATTGAGCATTTCCGCAACGAGGCCATTTCGCAGGAGCCATTCTGGCTGCACAGCGGAAAACGTTAA
- a CDS encoding TIGR04211 family SH3 domain-containing protein — protein MLKLRLIGLTLLAFSAATAVHAEEKRYVSDELNTWVRSGPGDNYRLVGTVNAGEEVTLLQTNTETNYGQVRDSSGRTSWIPLKELSTVPSLRTRVPDLENQVKTLTDKLNNIDGTWNQRTAEMQQKVAQSDSVINGLKEENQKLKNELIVAQKKVNAANLQLDDKQRTIIMQWFMYGGGVLGVGLVLGLVLPHLIPSRKRKDRWMN, from the coding sequence ATGCTTAAATTACGCCTGATTGGACTTACTTTACTCGCTTTTAGCGCCGCGACTGCGGTCCACGCTGAAGAAAAGCGTTACGTTTCTGACGAACTGAACACCTGGGTACGTAGCGGCCCCGGAGATAATTATCGCCTCGTGGGTACGGTAAATGCCGGCGAGGAAGTCACCCTGTTACAGACCAACACCGAGACCAATTATGGTCAGGTTCGCGACAGTTCCGGCCGTACCTCCTGGATCCCCCTGAAAGAGCTGAGCACCGTGCCAAGCCTGCGCACCCGCGTGCCGGATCTGGAAAACCAGGTGAAAACCCTCACCGACAAGCTGAACAACATTGACGGTACCTGGAACCAGCGCACCGCTGAAATGCAGCAGAAAGTCGCGCAGAGCGACAGCGTGATTAACGGTCTGAAAGAAGAGAACCAGAAACTGAAAAATGAGCTAATTGTGGCGCAGAAGAAGGTAAATGCCGCTAATCTGCAGCTCGATGACAAACAGCGCACCATCATCATGCAGTGGTTTATGTATGGCGGCGGCGTGCTGGGTGTCGGCCTGGTGCTGGGTCTTGTTCTGCCACACCTGATCCCAAGCCGTAAACGTAAAGACCGCTGGATGAACTAA
- a CDS encoding multifunctional CCA addition/repair protein — translation MKSYLVGGAVRDALLGLPVKDKDWVVVGATPEEMLNAGYQQVGRDFPVFLHPQSREEYALARTERKSGSGYTGFTCYAAPDVTLEQDLLRRDLTINALAQDENGQIVDAYGGQDDLRNRLLRHVSPAFSEDPLRVLRVARFAARYAHLSFRIADETMALMTAMTKAGELEHLTPERVWKETENALTTRNPQVFFQVLRDCGALKVLFPEIDALFGVPAPAKWHPEIDTGVHTLMTLSMAAMLSPEVDVRFSTLCHDLGKGLTPKEFWPRHHGHGPAGVKLVEGLCQRLRVPNEIRDLAKLVAEFHDLIHTFPILKPATIVKLFDNIDAWRKPQRVEQIAHTSEADVRGRTGFEACDYPQGRLLRAAWEVAKAVPTKEVVEAGFKGPEIREELTKRRIQAVSEWKEKHCPQPKD, via the coding sequence GTGAAGAGTTATCTGGTCGGTGGTGCGGTACGTGATGCGTTGTTAGGTCTGCCGGTCAAAGATAAAGACTGGGTGGTGGTAGGCGCCACCCCCGAAGAGATGCTTAACGCGGGCTACCAGCAGGTAGGCCGCGATTTTCCCGTGTTTCTCCATCCGCAAAGCCGGGAAGAGTACGCCCTGGCGCGTACGGAGCGTAAATCCGGTTCCGGCTATACTGGCTTCACTTGCTATGCCGCGCCCGACGTCACGCTGGAGCAGGATCTCCTGCGTCGCGATCTCACCATCAACGCGCTGGCGCAGGACGAGAACGGCCAGATCGTTGATGCTTATGGCGGCCAGGACGATCTGCGCAACCGTCTTTTACGTCACGTCTCCCCGGCGTTTTCGGAAGATCCGCTCCGGGTGCTGCGCGTGGCGCGCTTTGCCGCACGTTACGCCCATCTCAGTTTCCGTATTGCCGATGAGACGATGGCGCTGATGACCGCCATGACCAAGGCGGGTGAGCTTGAACACCTGACGCCAGAACGCGTCTGGAAAGAGACGGAGAACGCCCTCACCACCCGCAATCCACAGGTCTTTTTCCAGGTGCTGCGCGACTGCGGCGCCCTGAAGGTGCTGTTCCCGGAGATAGACGCGTTGTTTGGTGTACCCGCCCCGGCGAAATGGCACCCGGAAATCGACACTGGCGTGCACACCCTGATGACGCTCAGTATGGCGGCCATGCTCAGCCCGGAGGTGGACGTGCGCTTCTCGACGCTGTGCCACGATCTCGGTAAAGGCTTAACACCAAAAGAATTCTGGCCTCGCCACCACGGGCACGGCCCGGCTGGGGTGAAGCTGGTCGAGGGGCTGTGCCAGCGCCTGCGGGTGCCGAACGAGATCCGCGATCTGGCGAAACTGGTGGCCGAATTCCACGACCTTATCCACACCTTCCCGATCCTGAAACCGGCCACCATCGTTAAGCTGTTCGATAACATCGATGCCTGGCGTAAACCCCAGCGCGTCGAGCAGATCGCGCACACCAGCGAGGCTGACGTGCGCGGGCGCACCGGGTTCGAAGCGTGCGACTATCCGCAGGGGCGCTTGCTGCGCGCCGCGTGGGAGGTGGCCAAAGCCGTGCCAACCAAAGAGGTCGTCGAAGCAGGATTTAAAGGCCCGGAAATTCGCGAAGAGCTGACGAAACGGCGGATTCAGGCGGTATCAGAGTGGAAGGAAAAGCATTGCCCTCAGCCAAAAGACTGA
- the bacA gene encoding undecaprenyl-diphosphate phosphatase, with the protein MSDMHSLLVAAILGVVEGLTEFLPVSSTGHMIIVGHLLGFEGDTAKTFEVVIQLGSILAVVVMFWRRLFGLIGIHFGRLPQREGESKGRLTLIHILLGMIPAVVLGLVFHDTIKSLFNPINVMYALVVGGFLLIAAEVLKPKTPRAEGLDDMTYRQAFIIGCFQCLALWPGFSRSGATISGGMLMGVSRYAASEFSFLLAVPMMMGATALDLYKSIGFLTTGDIPMFAVGFITAFIVALIAIKTFLQLIKRISFIPFAIYRFIVAAAVYVVFF; encoded by the coding sequence ATGAGCGATATGCACTCGCTGCTGGTGGCGGCAATTCTGGGTGTGGTCGAAGGATTGACGGAGTTTTTGCCGGTTTCCAGTACGGGCCATATGATTATTGTTGGCCACCTGCTGGGCTTTGAAGGCGATACCGCAAAGACGTTCGAGGTGGTCATTCAGTTGGGGTCCATTCTGGCTGTGGTCGTGATGTTCTGGCGTCGTCTGTTTGGGCTGATCGGCATCCACTTCGGGCGTTTGCCACAGCGTGAAGGAGAGAGCAAGGGCCGCCTGACGCTGATTCATATCCTGCTCGGGATGATCCCGGCGGTGGTGCTGGGGCTGGTTTTCCACGACACCATCAAATCGCTGTTTAACCCGATTAACGTGATGTACGCGCTGGTGGTCGGTGGTTTCCTGCTGATTGCGGCGGAAGTGCTGAAGCCAAAAACGCCGCGCGCAGAAGGTCTGGATGATATGACGTATCGCCAGGCCTTTATCATTGGCTGCTTCCAGTGTCTGGCGCTGTGGCCGGGCTTCTCCCGTTCAGGAGCAACGATTTCCGGCGGGATGCTGATGGGTGTAAGCCGTTACGCGGCATCTGAGTTCTCGTTCCTGCTGGCGGTGCCGATGATGATGGGCGCCACCGCGCTGGACCTCTACAAAAGCATTGGTTTTCTCACCACGGGCGATATTCCGATGTTCGCCGTGGGCTTTATCACCGCTTTTATCGTGGCGCTGATTGCCATTAAAACCTTCCTGCAACTGATTAAGCGTATCTCGTTTATCCCGTTCGCGATCTACCGCTTTATCGTCGCGGCTGCGGTTTACGTGGTCTTCTTCTGA
- the folB gene encoding bifunctional dihydroneopterin aldolase/7,8-dihydroneopterin epimerase, whose amino-acid sequence MDIVFIEQLSVITTIGVYDWEQTIEQKLVFDIEMGWDNRKSAKSDDVNDCLSYADISETVIAHVEGQRFALVERVAEEVAELLLTKFNSPWVRIKLSKPGAVARAANVGVIIERGTNLKGKI is encoded by the coding sequence ATGGATATTGTATTTATAGAGCAACTTTCGGTAATCACCACTATTGGTGTTTACGACTGGGAACAGACCATCGAGCAGAAGCTGGTGTTCGATATCGAAATGGGCTGGGATAACCGCAAGTCGGCAAAAAGTGACGACGTGAATGACTGTCTGAGCTATGCCGACATCAGTGAAACGGTCATCGCCCACGTTGAAGGGCAGCGTTTTGCGCTGGTGGAGCGCGTGGCAGAAGAGGTGGCAGAGTTACTGCTGACCAAATTCAACTCGCCGTGGGTGCGCATTAAGCTGAGTAAGCCGGGCGCGGTGGCGCGTGCCGCCAATGTGGGGGTCATCATCGAGCGTGGCACAAATCTGAAAGGAAAGATTTAA
- the plsY gene encoding glycerol-3-phosphate 1-O-acyltransferase PlsY, whose protein sequence is MSAIAPGMILLAYLCGSISSAILVCRIAGLPDPRESGSGNPGATNVLRIGGKGAAVAVLIFDVLKGMLPVWGAYALGVTPFWLGLIAIAACVGHIWPVFFGFKGGKGVATAFGAIAPIGWDLTGVMAGTWLLTILLSGYSSLGAIVSALIAPFYVWWFKPQFTFPVSMLSCLILLRHHDNIQRLWRRQETKIWARLKRKKRETR, encoded by the coding sequence ATGAGTGCAATCGCGCCTGGAATGATTCTCCTCGCCTACCTTTGCGGCTCAATCTCCAGCGCCATTCTGGTCTGCCGCATTGCCGGGTTACCTGACCCGCGCGAAAGTGGCTCCGGGAATCCGGGAGCGACCAATGTACTACGAATTGGCGGCAAGGGAGCAGCCGTAGCGGTTTTGATTTTTGACGTTCTGAAAGGGATGTTACCCGTCTGGGGCGCGTATGCGCTGGGCGTGACCCCGTTCTGGCTGGGGCTTATTGCCATCGCCGCCTGTGTCGGCCACATCTGGCCCGTATTCTTCGGTTTTAAAGGTGGCAAAGGCGTCGCGACGGCTTTTGGTGCCATCGCGCCCATCGGCTGGGATCTCACCGGCGTAATGGCGGGCACCTGGCTGCTGACTATTCTTCTGAGCGGCTATTCGTCGCTGGGCGCCATCGTCAGCGCGCTGATCGCCCCGTTCTATGTCTGGTGGTTTAAACCCCAGTTTACCTTCCCGGTGTCGATGCTCTCCTGCCTTATCCTGCTGCGTCATCACGATAATATTCAGCGTCTGTGGCGACGTCAGGAGACGAAAATCTGGGCGCGGTTAAAGCGGAAGAAGAGAGAGACGCGGTAG
- a CDS encoding urease accessory protein UreD: MLATQVTDSSYKGWQASLDLRFCHTPEKTLLHAAHHVGPLTVQRPFYPEGETCHLYLLHPPGGVVGGDRLDITVRLDANSHALITMPGASKFYRSSGPQARLNQHFYLDEASTLEWLPQDTIIFPGANAALRSVFHLKASSTLLAWELYCLGRPVIGETFSHGTLESRLEVWVDDEPRLIERQHLSDGDLTPVAGQPWLGTLLFYPAGDTHLDTARELLAPLNTFAGATLTDDLLSVRFLSHDNLICQRVMRDIWQSLRPLLTTKTACSPRIWQT; this comes from the coding sequence ATGTTAGCAACTCAGGTCACTGATAGTTCGTACAAAGGCTGGCAGGCCTCGCTTGACCTGCGGTTTTGCCACACGCCTGAGAAAACCCTCCTCCATGCCGCGCACCACGTCGGGCCGCTCACGGTACAGCGTCCGTTCTACCCCGAAGGGGAAACCTGCCACCTTTATCTGCTGCACCCGCCGGGCGGTGTGGTGGGCGGTGACAGGCTGGATATTACCGTACGTCTGGACGCCAATAGCCACGCGCTTATCACCATGCCCGGCGCCAGTAAGTTCTATCGCAGCAGCGGCCCACAGGCCCGCCTTAACCAGCACTTTTATCTCGATGAGGCGTCCACGCTGGAGTGGCTGCCGCAGGACACCATTATCTTTCCCGGCGCCAATGCCGCGCTGCGCTCCGTCTTCCACCTGAAGGCCTCCAGCACGCTGCTGGCGTGGGAGCTGTACTGTCTGGGTCGCCCGGTGATCGGCGAGACCTTCAGCCACGGCACGCTGGAGAGCCGCCTTGAGGTCTGGGTGGATGACGAGCCACGTCTGATTGAGCGTCAGCATCTCAGCGACGGCGATCTTACCCCTGTTGCCGGGCAGCCGTGGCTCGGCACGCTGCTGTTCTATCCGGCCGGAGACACGCACCTCGACACGGCGCGTGAGCTGCTCGCACCACTGAATACCTTTGCCGGGGCGACGCTCACTGACGATCTGCTGTCGGTGCGTTTTCTCTCCCACGACAACCTGATTTGCCAGCGGGTGATGCGCGATATCTGGCAGTCGCTTCGCCCGCTTCTCACTACCAAAACCGCCTGTTCGCCGCGTATCTGGCAGACATAA
- a CDS encoding urease subunit gamma, with protein MELTPREKDKLLLFTAALVAERRLARGVKLNYPESVALISAFIMEGARDGETVASLMEAGRHVLTRDQVMEGVPEMIPDIQVEATFPDGSKLVTVHNPIV; from the coding sequence ATGGAACTGACCCCCAGAGAAAAAGACAAGCTGTTGCTGTTCACCGCCGCGCTGGTTGCCGAACGCCGCCTTGCGCGCGGGGTAAAGCTCAATTACCCGGAATCGGTCGCGCTGATCAGCGCCTTCATTATGGAAGGCGCGCGCGATGGCGAAACCGTCGCCTCGCTGATGGAAGCGGGCCGTCACGTCCTGACGCGTGACCAGGTGATGGAAGGCGTACCGGAGATGATCCCGGATATTCAGGTGGAAGCCACCTTCCCGGACGGGTCAAAACTCGTCACCGTGCATAACCCGATCGTGTAA
- a CDS encoding urease subunit beta, translating into MIPGEYQIQSGNIALNVGRETRLIIVENHGDRPIQVGSHYHFYEVNPALKFDREATRGFRLNIPAGTAVRFEPGQKREVTLVKVTGAQRIFGFRGDVMGEVKNG; encoded by the coding sequence ATGATCCCAGGCGAATACCAGATCCAGTCCGGCAATATAGCCCTCAACGTCGGGCGAGAAACCCGGCTTATCATCGTCGAAAACCACGGCGACCGACCTATCCAGGTAGGGTCGCACTATCACTTTTACGAGGTGAACCCGGCGCTGAAATTTGACCGGGAAGCCACCCGGGGCTTTCGACTGAATATCCCGGCAGGCACCGCGGTGCGGTTCGAACCCGGCCAGAAGCGCGAAGTAACGCTGGTGAAGGTCACCGGGGCGCAACGCATTTTCGGTTTCCGGGGGGACGTGATGGGAGAAGTGAAAAATGGCTGA